A genomic region of Chlorobaculum parvum NCIB 8327 contains the following coding sequences:
- the dnaE gene encoding DNA polymerase III subunit alpha, with protein MEFVHLHTHTHYSMQSSPIFPGELFAACKKQGMTTVAVTDYGAMFNMPELFGQAAKAEVKLIMGSEIYLAGTDAHDTGRPATLILLIRNDIGYRNMCVILSRAARDGFSNGLPHVDRSVLKECSEGLTCLSAAHSGQIGRTLLAGNEAEAAKLAEQYRSLFGEHFYLELQKHGVPYEELLVPATIRLAEQLGIPLVATNNVHYLDRRDSGCYRAMIANRTKERLNSQNLQCLPGHENYFKSASEMSALFDNSHDELSNTVKIAEACSYKFVDQDPHLPKFPLPEGFDSEKGYLRHLTWEGARNKYGVEDGAIPEEVKERIELELGVIEKMGYSAYFLIVSDLIAASREMGYSVGPGRGSAAGSIIAYLTGITRIDPLKYKLLFERFLNPERISMPDIDIDFTPVGKQKVLDYTVQKYGAESVAKVVAIGTLGAKAAIRDAGRVLDVPLKAVDQLAKLVPSKPGTSLKDAFKEVKELKRLVDSDPQYQQLMQYARAMEGRARNVSMHAGAVVITDGALEEQVPLYVSNKIETEERKYADEFDQNDIDGTKAESSDEKQVVTQFDKNCIEQAGLLKIDYLGLETLAVIDETLRLIKKRHGIDIELEKVPMDDRQTFRIFQEGKMAGIFQFESSGMQSYMTRLQPTTIGDIIAMSALYRPGALNAVIDEHRNAVDLFVDRKHGREEIDYMHPMLEEILKETYGVIVYQEQVMQISQVMGRFSLGKADNLRKAMGKKNPALMQKFKEEFVQGAVSIDVNEALATRIFDLMAEFAGYGFNKSHSAAYGVLAYWTGYLKAHYTIEFVTAILNSEIGDTERMKHLTDEAKGFGIFTLPPSINQSDALFSVDEHKGKPCIRVGLSAIKQVGNGARAVVAARLRRDGKPFANLFDLTASVDLRAMNRKALECLIQAGALDEIDPNRGKLLANVDKAIKFGQIQNKAVTLGQGGFFNDDFSNEQAGIYYPELDNGEPMPESEKLQHEKRLVGFYLSHHPLDRYRRDWEAFANLTLDMREVTPSKLYKTIGVIVSVKPYQDRKGKQMLFGVLEDFTGKADFTVFASVYEQYRHMLQPDEAVMLSAEAEARDGSLKLLVREVAPLKKVRSALIKKVMLRIDADDPSQLEKLKEVRELFEKHKGETPVDFELRATVGAKIEMLKVFARNTPIEPDDETLNQLEEILGPDNVKITG; from the coding sequence TTGGAGTTCGTTCATCTTCACACCCACACCCACTACTCGATGCAGAGCAGCCCGATCTTTCCGGGCGAGCTTTTCGCGGCCTGCAAGAAGCAGGGCATGACGACCGTCGCCGTGACCGATTACGGCGCAATGTTCAACATGCCCGAGCTGTTCGGCCAGGCGGCGAAGGCAGAGGTGAAGCTGATCATGGGCTCGGAGATCTATCTTGCGGGCACCGACGCGCACGATACGGGCCGCCCGGCTACGCTCATCCTGCTCATCCGCAATGACATCGGCTATCGCAACATGTGCGTCATCCTGTCGCGGGCGGCGAGGGATGGTTTTTCAAACGGCTTGCCGCATGTGGATCGTTCAGTCCTCAAAGAGTGCAGTGAAGGGTTGACCTGCCTGTCGGCGGCTCATTCCGGGCAAATCGGCCGCACGCTGCTTGCGGGCAACGAAGCAGAAGCTGCGAAGCTGGCGGAGCAGTACCGTTCGCTTTTTGGCGAGCATTTCTACCTCGAACTTCAGAAGCACGGTGTGCCCTACGAGGAGCTGCTCGTGCCTGCCACGATCCGTCTTGCCGAACAGCTCGGCATTCCGCTGGTCGCGACCAACAATGTGCACTATCTCGATCGGCGCGACTCCGGTTGCTATCGGGCGATGATTGCCAACCGCACCAAGGAGCGGCTGAACAGCCAGAACCTGCAATGCCTGCCGGGCCACGAGAACTACTTCAAGTCGGCCTCGGAGATGTCCGCGCTCTTCGACAACTCGCACGACGAACTCAGCAACACTGTGAAGATCGCCGAGGCGTGCTCCTACAAGTTCGTCGATCAGGATCCGCATCTACCTAAGTTCCCGCTGCCGGAGGGCTTCGACAGCGAGAAGGGGTATCTGCGCCACCTGACCTGGGAGGGGGCGCGCAACAAGTACGGCGTGGAGGACGGTGCAATTCCGGAGGAGGTGAAGGAGCGCATCGAGCTGGAGCTTGGCGTCATCGAGAAGATGGGTTACAGCGCCTACTTCCTGATCGTCAGTGACCTTATCGCCGCTTCGCGCGAGATGGGCTACTCGGTCGGCCCCGGACGCGGCTCGGCGGCGGGCAGCATCATCGCCTACCTGACCGGCATCACCCGGATCGATCCGCTGAAGTACAAGCTGCTGTTCGAGCGCTTCCTGAATCCGGAGCGTATTTCGATGCCCGATATCGACATCGATTTTACACCGGTCGGCAAGCAGAAGGTTCTCGATTACACCGTGCAGAAGTACGGTGCGGAGAGCGTGGCGAAGGTGGTGGCTATCGGTACGCTCGGCGCGAAGGCGGCAATCCGCGATGCAGGGCGCGTGCTCGATGTGCCGCTCAAGGCAGTCGATCAGCTCGCCAAGCTGGTGCCCTCCAAACCGGGGACATCGCTCAAAGACGCTTTCAAGGAGGTCAAAGAGCTGAAACGGCTTGTCGATAGCGATCCGCAATACCAGCAGCTCATGCAGTACGCGCGGGCGATGGAAGGGCGTGCACGCAACGTCTCGATGCACGCGGGCGCGGTGGTCATCACCGATGGCGCGCTCGAAGAGCAGGTGCCGCTTTACGTCTCCAACAAGATCGAGACCGAGGAGCGCAAATACGCCGACGAGTTCGACCAGAATGACATCGACGGTACGAAGGCTGAAAGCAGCGACGAGAAGCAGGTCGTCACCCAGTTCGACAAGAACTGCATCGAGCAGGCGGGTCTGCTGAAAATCGACTACCTCGGCCTCGAAACCCTCGCCGTGATCGACGAAACCCTGCGGCTCATCAAGAAGCGGCACGGCATCGACATCGAACTCGAAAAGGTGCCGATGGACGACCGCCAGACCTTCCGCATCTTCCAGGAGGGCAAGATGGCCGGCATCTTCCAGTTTGAATCCTCCGGCATGCAGAGCTACATGACGCGGCTCCAGCCAACGACTATCGGCGACATCATCGCTATGAGCGCGCTTTACCGACCCGGCGCTCTGAACGCCGTCATCGACGAGCACCGCAACGCGGTCGATCTGTTTGTTGACCGCAAGCACGGGCGCGAGGAGATCGACTACATGCACCCGATGCTTGAGGAGATTCTCAAGGAGACCTACGGCGTCATCGTCTATCAGGAACAGGTGATGCAGATTTCGCAGGTGATGGGCCGCTTCTCGCTCGGCAAGGCGGACAACCTGCGCAAGGCGATGGGCAAGAAGAATCCGGCGCTGATGCAGAAGTTCAAGGAGGAGTTCGTGCAGGGTGCCGTCAGCATCGATGTCAACGAGGCTCTGGCAACGCGCATCTTCGACCTGATGGCCGAGTTCGCGGGTTATGGTTTCAACAAGAGCCACTCGGCGGCATACGGCGTGCTGGCCTACTGGACGGGCTACCTGAAGGCGCACTACACCATCGAGTTCGTCACGGCGATCCTGAACAGCGAGATTGGCGACACCGAGCGCATGAAGCACCTGACCGACGAGGCCAAAGGGTTCGGTATCTTCACCCTGCCGCCCTCGATCAACCAGAGCGATGCGCTCTTCTCGGTTGACGAGCACAAGGGCAAGCCCTGCATCCGCGTCGGCTTGTCGGCTATCAAGCAGGTTGGTAATGGGGCAAGGGCTGTTGTTGCGGCTCGTCTGCGCCGTGACGGCAAGCCGTTCGCCAATCTGTTTGATCTGACTGCTTCGGTCGATCTGCGAGCTATGAACCGCAAGGCGCTCGAATGCCTCATTCAGGCCGGAGCGCTCGACGAGATCGATCCCAACCGCGGCAAGCTGCTGGCAAACGTGGACAAGGCCATCAAGTTCGGGCAGATTCAGAACAAAGCGGTCACGCTGGGCCAGGGCGGCTTTTTCAACGACGACTTCAGCAACGAACAGGCCGGAATCTACTACCCGGAGCTGGACAACGGCGAGCCCATGCCGGAGAGCGAAAAGCTCCAGCACGAAAAGCGGCTTGTCGGTTTCTACCTCAGCCACCACCCGCTTGATCGTTACCGGCGTGACTGGGAGGCCTTTGCCAACCTCACGCTCGACATGCGCGAGGTGACCCCCTCGAAGCTCTACAAGACGATCGGAGTGATCGTTTCGGTCAAGCCCTATCAGGATCGTAAGGGCAAACAGATGCTGTTTGGCGTGCTCGAAGACTTCACCGGCAAGGCTGATTTTACCGTGTTTGCAAGCGTTTACGAGCAGTATCGCCACATGCTTCAGCCCGACGAAGCGGTGATGCTTAGCGCTGAGGCTGAAGCGCGGGACGGCAGCCTGAAGCTGCTGGTTCGCGAGGTCGCACCGCTCAAAAAGGTGCGTTCCGCCCTGATCAAAAAGGTGATGTTGCGCATCGATGCCGACGATCCCTCGCAGCTCGAAAAGCTCAAAGAAGTACGCGAGCTGTTCGAGAAGCACAAGGGGGAAACACCGGTCGATTTCGAGCTTCGGGCCACAGTAGGAGCGAAAATCGAAATGCTGAAGGTTTTTGCGCGTAACACGCCGATTGAGCCCGATGACGAGACACTCAACCAGCTCGAAGAGATTCTCGGGCCAGATAATGTGAAAATAACCGGATAG
- the trxA gene encoding thioredoxin, whose product MSGKYFVATDQNFQSDIINSDKVALVDFWASWCGPCMMLGPVIEELAGDYEGKAVIAKLNVDENPNTAAQFGIRSIPTMLIFKGGQVVDQMVGALPKNMIAKKIDEYLA is encoded by the coding sequence ATGAGCGGAAAATATTTTGTGGCTACTGATCAGAATTTCCAGTCTGATATCATCAACTCTGATAAAGTGGCTCTCGTTGATTTCTGGGCTTCCTGGTGTGGCCCGTGCATGATGCTCGGCCCGGTTATCGAAGAGCTTGCCGGTGATTACGAAGGCAAGGCCGTCATCGCCAAACTCAACGTCGATGAGAACCCCAACACGGCAGCACAGTTCGGTATTCGCAGCATTCCTACCATGCTGATCTTCAAAGGCGGACAGGTTGTTGACCAGATGGTCGGCGCTCTTCCCAAGAACATGATCGCAAAGAAGATCGACGAGTACCTCGCCTGA
- the trxB gene encoding thioredoxin-disulfide reductase, translating to MDKDIRDVVIIGTGPAGYTAAIYTGRANLKPLVIEGHQPGGQLMITTDIENFPGFPEGIPGPELMGRMREQAARFGVEFKFGSVTEADVSRSPFSLTLDDGSEILARTIIIATGANAKWLGIESEETYRGRGVSACATCDGFFFRNCRVFVVGGGDTAMEEALYLTKFASEVVLVHRREEFRASKIMSLRASKNEKITTMLNEVVDEILGDGMKVTGIRLKNVKTGELTEHACDGVFVAIGHEPNAKLFQGQLDMDDYGYILTKPHSTETSVKGVFACGDVQDFTYRQAVTAVGTGCMSAIEAERFLESIR from the coding sequence ATGGATAAAGACATCAGGGACGTCGTCATCATCGGAACCGGCCCTGCCGGATACACTGCGGCCATTTATACCGGAAGAGCCAACCTCAAGCCGCTGGTTATCGAAGGCCACCAGCCCGGCGGTCAGCTCATGATTACCACCGACATCGAGAACTTTCCCGGTTTCCCGGAAGGCATTCCCGGTCCGGAGTTGATGGGCAGAATGCGTGAGCAGGCTGCGCGCTTCGGTGTCGAATTCAAGTTCGGCAGTGTTACCGAGGCCGATGTTTCGCGCAGTCCGTTCAGCCTTACGCTCGATGACGGCAGCGAAATTCTTGCCAGGACGATCATCATCGCGACCGGTGCCAACGCCAAGTGGCTCGGCATCGAGTCCGAAGAGACCTACCGCGGACGCGGCGTATCGGCCTGCGCGACCTGTGACGGCTTTTTCTTCCGCAACTGCCGCGTGTTCGTTGTCGGTGGCGGCGATACGGCGATGGAAGAGGCGCTCTACCTGACCAAGTTCGCTTCGGAAGTGGTACTGGTGCATCGCCGCGAAGAGTTCCGTGCTTCCAAGATCATGAGCCTTCGCGCCAGTAAGAACGAGAAGATCACCACCATGCTCAACGAGGTGGTCGATGAAATTCTCGGTGACGGCATGAAGGTGACCGGCATTCGTCTCAAGAACGTCAAGACCGGCGAACTGACCGAGCACGCCTGCGACGGCGTTTTTGTCGCCATCGGCCACGAGCCGAACGCAAAGCTCTTCCAAGGCCAGCTCGACATGGACGATTACGGTTATATCCTGACCAAACCGCACTCGACTGAAACCAGCGTCAAGGGTGTCTTCGCCTGTGGCGACGTGCAGGACTTCACCTATCGCCAGGCGGTGACGGCTGTCGGCACCGGTTGCATGTCGGCGATCGAAGCCGAGCGTTTCCTGGAGTCGATCAGGTAA
- the trpD gene encoding anthranilate phosphoribosyltransferase yields MTQEHELRAFGRLISSIASGHIMSREESYEAYRQVILNLQPELQQGAFLAAHLMRNPTTEELSGAWDALDRHDTAKIDVDLDGPVCDIVGTGSDKLKTLNCSSPAALIAAACGLPVAKKGARLVTGVSGASDIFESLGIDLDHPLERAAMSLENAGICYLPGEAFLKSGWARLIGAMRFTSAFNILGPLTRPCAQNNCAVIGAYAPEVSVQMIDILAEIGMPAALSPYGLAEGFDPSLGMDEFSLCGPTKVVELRNGTITSYEVTPEDFGMKQVPLEQIASMKSGEENASVVLEVLQGKRGGAAADFFCMNAAAALYIAGMAKDYRKATDMACEALESGKAWEKLEAMLEYQGTDALAEC; encoded by the coding sequence ATGACACAAGAACACGAACTACGCGCCTTTGGGCGGCTGATTTCATCCATCGCTTCGGGTCACATCATGAGCCGCGAAGAGTCGTACGAAGCCTACCGACAGGTAATTCTGAACCTTCAGCCGGAACTTCAGCAGGGCGCGTTTCTTGCAGCGCACCTGATGCGCAACCCAACCACCGAGGAGCTATCCGGAGCGTGGGATGCGCTCGACCGGCACGATACGGCAAAGATCGACGTCGATCTCGACGGCCCGGTGTGCGACATCGTCGGCACGGGATCAGACAAACTCAAAACCCTGAACTGCTCCAGCCCGGCAGCACTGATCGCTGCAGCGTGTGGGCTCCCGGTGGCCAAGAAAGGCGCCCGCCTCGTCACCGGCGTGTCAGGCGCTTCGGACATCTTCGAGTCGCTCGGCATCGATCTCGACCATCCACTCGAACGCGCGGCAATGAGCCTCGAAAACGCCGGCATCTGCTACCTGCCCGGCGAGGCGTTCCTGAAATCGGGCTGGGCGCGACTGATCGGCGCCATGCGCTTCACCTCGGCATTCAACATTCTTGGCCCACTCACCCGCCCCTGCGCGCAAAACAACTGTGCGGTCATCGGCGCGTACGCCCCGGAGGTGTCAGTGCAGATGATCGACATTCTCGCTGAAATCGGCATGCCGGCCGCCCTCTCCCCTTACGGTCTGGCCGAAGGATTCGATCCGTCGCTTGGCATGGATGAATTCTCCCTTTGCGGCCCAACTAAAGTGGTCGAACTGCGCAACGGCACGATCACCAGCTACGAAGTGACACCAGAGGATTTTGGCATGAAACAGGTGCCGCTGGAACAGATCGCGAGCATGAAAAGCGGTGAGGAAAATGCCTCCGTGGTGCTGGAAGTGCTGCAAGGCAAACGCGGAGGAGCCGCCGCGGACTTCTTCTGCATGAACGCCGCCGCCGCGCTCTACATTGCAGGCATGGCCAAAGACTACCGAAAGGCAACCGACATGGCCTGCGAGGCGCTCGAATCAGGCAAAGCCTGGGAAAAACTCGAAGCGATGCTCGAATACCAGGGCACCGACGCCCTCGCCGAATGCTGA
- a CDS encoding alcohol dehydrogenase catalytic domain-containing protein has translation MKALVLTGKEQLKLVDKPVPVPAENEVAVRVVATAICRTDAKMWRSGHRDLVMPRVLGHEVCGSIEEAPGKLFAIWPGKACGACEACRSGRENLCPAMQITGFHHDGGFAEFLTVPRSSLLEVPKGLGAAMATLAEPLACAVHAIKLCSIRRADRVLIYGAGTLGLLLALAAVNRGASVTMCEPDATKLDKSAAFRNRYAIDVDNAQTSNGFDIAINATSSADTLASGIGRLTPGGRFCLFSGLGEAPESPATLFNDLHYRELELVGSYGCTKEDMRDALRLLVRYGHDLGFLIERTISLDEVPSVMEEVLAGKGFRQIIIDFSKKS, from the coding sequence ATGAAAGCACTGGTGCTTACCGGCAAAGAACAGTTAAAGCTTGTGGATAAGCCAGTACCGGTTCCCGCAGAAAACGAAGTTGCCGTGCGGGTTGTTGCGACAGCGATCTGCCGAACCGATGCAAAGATGTGGCGCTCGGGACATCGTGATCTGGTGATGCCGCGCGTGCTGGGCCATGAAGTGTGCGGAAGCATCGAGGAGGCTCCAGGAAAGCTGTTCGCAATCTGGCCGGGCAAGGCTTGCGGTGCGTGCGAGGCGTGCCGGAGCGGGCGGGAGAACCTGTGCCCGGCGATGCAGATTACCGGTTTCCACCACGATGGCGGCTTTGCGGAGTTCCTCACCGTGCCGCGTTCGAGCCTGCTCGAAGTACCGAAAGGCCTAGGCGCAGCGATGGCGACGCTCGCCGAACCGCTTGCCTGCGCTGTCCATGCCATCAAACTGTGCAGTATCCGCCGCGCCGACCGGGTGCTGATCTACGGCGCGGGGACGCTCGGCTTGCTGCTTGCCCTCGCAGCCGTCAACCGAGGTGCCAGCGTAACGATGTGCGAGCCCGACGCAACAAAGCTTGACAAAAGCGCTGCATTCAGGAACCGCTACGCAATCGACGTCGATAACGCCCAAACGTCTAATGGATTCGACATCGCAATCAACGCTACCTCGTCTGCCGATACGCTCGCTTCGGGTATCGGTCGACTCACGCCGGGTGGACGGTTCTGCCTCTTCAGCGGCCTCGGCGAAGCACCCGAAAGTCCGGCGACACTCTTCAACGATTTGCACTACCGCGAACTCGAACTGGTCGGTTCCTACGGCTGTACCAAGGAGGACATGCGCGACGCCCTGCGCCTGCTCGTCCGTTACGGCCACGACCTCGGCTTTCTCATCGAACGCACGATCAGCCTCGATGAGGTACCGTCGGTCATGGAGGAAGTACTCGCAGGCAAAGGCTTCAGGCAAATAATAATCGATTTCAGCAAAAAGTCTTAA
- a CDS encoding 3-oxoacyl-ACP synthase III family protein: MQSPALQSYTYFKNIQRYQKPTSRIVSVASEIPENRVDNETLVDMIDAPPEIKKMLPTLIYRTTKCKTRAYSEPGTSPSDLAVAAALKALDRCELTLADIDTLIFSSTDMDMLEPATANIVQQKLGLDMLNSFDVTNACNSFLQAINVANSMITTGAARNVLICSGEIGSYVANRQINSLDELDVKMGGLTLGDAGAAMILSASDGNKGILEINLMNLGEHWEQCHAPENTAWRPSGGLIHGWFYLDMPKLAKVAKLHTEAYFREYMMVRMLLEGDALFYNNIDQIIPHQISRKFIENTVGKFGYDLSKVPIVADLLGNTASTSIPLVLSQLIEEKTLSFGSGQEVMFYGAASGFGIGHVRVRL; the protein is encoded by the coding sequence ATGCAGTCACCCGCCTTGCAGTCGTACACCTATTTCAAGAACATACAGCGTTATCAAAAACCGACCTCCAGAATTGTGTCGGTAGCTTCGGAAATCCCTGAGAACCGGGTCGATAACGAAACACTGGTCGATATGATCGACGCTCCGCCTGAGATCAAAAAGATGCTTCCGACCCTGATCTACCGAACAACCAAGTGCAAAACGCGCGCCTATTCCGAGCCGGGCACCTCCCCCTCCGACCTCGCCGTTGCCGCAGCCCTCAAAGCGCTGGATCGCTGTGAGCTCACGCTGGCGGATATCGACACACTGATCTTTTCGAGCACCGACATGGACATGCTCGAACCGGCGACGGCCAACATTGTCCAGCAGAAACTTGGGCTGGATATGCTCAATTCGTTCGATGTCACCAACGCCTGCAACAGCTTTTTGCAGGCGATAAACGTGGCCAACAGCATGATTACCACCGGCGCAGCGCGGAATGTGCTGATCTGCAGCGGCGAAATCGGCAGTTATGTCGCCAACCGCCAGATCAATTCACTTGATGAGCTTGATGTGAAAATGGGCGGTTTGACGCTGGGTGATGCCGGAGCGGCGATGATTCTTTCAGCATCAGATGGCAACAAGGGAATACTGGAAATCAACCTGATGAATCTTGGTGAACACTGGGAGCAGTGCCATGCGCCGGAAAACACGGCATGGAGGCCAAGCGGCGGCCTTATCCACGGCTGGTTCTATCTGGATATGCCAAAGCTGGCAAAAGTCGCTAAACTGCACACGGAAGCCTATTTCCGGGAATACATGATGGTTCGGATGCTTCTGGAAGGAGATGCCTTGTTCTACAACAACATCGACCAGATCATCCCCCACCAGATTTCGCGCAAATTCATCGAAAACACTGTAGGAAAATTCGGCTACGACCTTTCAAAAGTTCCCATCGTCGCCGACCTCCTCGGCAACACCGCCAGCACCTCGATTCCACTAGTACTAAGTCAACTGATCGAGGAAAAAACGCTTAGCTTCGGTTCCGGTCAGGAAGTTATGTTCTACGGAGCCGCCAGTGGGTTTGGTATAGGGCACGTGCGGGTGAGACTGTGA
- a CDS encoding NAD(P)/FAD-dependent oxidoreductase, with the protein MKTKPHVLILGGNFAGLQVARHIRDHVKPEDASVTVVDKRSYLLFIPNIPIEILENKNPDSSMQLPLAPVLDKDETRFIQAEVLDIDVESKKVTIQPTERPGATTDVLTYDYLVIALGNRLAFDKIDGFAEHGHTVSDGFYGNKLRHYLHEGGYKGGPIAIGSARFHQGTKGKLDFVPMAKAACEGPPVEMALSLASWLKHHEMGGPQKVTIFTPADLIAEDAGKKIVGQLLEIAGGMGFGYKNKLEDIKQIGKDGIEFANGESIEAELKIIFPDWVPHEFLKGLPICDEKGFVITNKQLKNPDYPEVYAAGDAAACTVPKLGSIGHHQSYIVARQLARDLGALSDEEADSELYSPEVICYGDMGDGKAFYIHSNVWYGGDIEILKMGKLYYDLKVAFKTSYFAMGGKVPYWQWKMGSWMGDKIL; encoded by the coding sequence ATGAAAACGAAACCGCATGTCTTGATTCTTGGCGGCAACTTTGCCGGATTGCAGGTTGCCCGCCACATCCGTGACCATGTGAAGCCCGAAGACGCATCGGTCACCGTGGTCGATAAACGGTCGTACCTGCTTTTCATTCCCAACATCCCGATTGAAATTCTCGAAAACAAAAATCCGGACAGCAGCATGCAACTCCCGCTGGCTCCGGTGCTTGACAAGGACGAAACCCGCTTCATCCAGGCCGAGGTTCTCGACATCGACGTCGAGAGCAAAAAAGTGACCATCCAGCCGACCGAACGGCCTGGCGCGACAACCGATGTGCTCACCTACGACTACCTGGTCATCGCCCTCGGCAACCGACTCGCGTTTGACAAGATCGACGGCTTCGCCGAGCATGGCCACACCGTATCGGACGGTTTTTACGGCAACAAGCTCCGCCACTACCTGCACGAGGGCGGCTACAAGGGCGGCCCGATCGCGATCGGCTCGGCTCGATTCCATCAGGGAACGAAAGGCAAGCTCGACTTCGTGCCGATGGCCAAAGCCGCCTGCGAGGGACCGCCGGTCGAAATGGCGCTGTCGCTCGCTTCGTGGCTGAAGCATCATGAAATGGGCGGGCCGCAGAAGGTGACGATCTTCACCCCCGCCGATCTGATCGCCGAAGACGCGGGCAAGAAAATCGTTGGGCAATTGCTTGAAATCGCGGGCGGCATGGGGTTCGGCTACAAGAACAAGCTCGAAGACATCAAGCAGATCGGCAAGGATGGCATCGAGTTCGCCAACGGCGAGTCCATCGAGGCCGAGCTGAAGATCATCTTCCCGGACTGGGTGCCGCACGAATTTCTGAAAGGGCTGCCGATCTGCGACGAAAAGGGGTTCGTTATCACCAACAAGCAGCTAAAAAATCCAGACTATCCCGAAGTGTATGCCGCCGGTGACGCCGCGGCCTGCACGGTACCGAAGCTCGGCTCCATCGGCCACCACCAGTCCTACATCGTCGCGCGGCAACTGGCCCGCGATCTCGGTGCGCTCAGCGATGAAGAAGCCGACAGCGAGCTGTACAGCCCGGAGGTGATCTGCTACGGCGACATGGGCGACGGCAAGGCCTTTTACATCCACTCGAACGTCTGGTACGGCGGCGACATCGAAATTCTGAAGATGGGTAAGCTCTACTACGACCTGAAGGTCGCCTTCAAAACCTCCTACTTCGCGATGGGCGGCAAGGTGCCGTACTGGCAGTGGAAGATGGGCTCCTGGATGGGCGACAAGATTTTGTGA
- the cyoE gene encoding heme o synthase: MHQLFAYIQLTKPRITILVIMTTVAGYLFAGGTTVLDAKLFYLVAGSVAACSGSAVLNQYLERDFDARMEHTRDRPIPAGVVQPVHALNFGILLVLAGVTVAGLMVNLLSAFLILLTAFIYIVIYTPMKRVSWLSTSLGAVSGAIPPVTGWAAATGTIGSGAWILFLILFLWQHPHFYSVAWMYRNDYRTGGFKILSAIDSRGNRIFKHILASTLLLVLASFLPYLFGLSGLRFGISSLLLGIIPVMVSVQLFFSRSDRDTRRVFRATLAYLPVLLTLIVLGSFF; the protein is encoded by the coding sequence ATGCATCAGCTCTTTGCCTATATACAGTTGACAAAGCCACGCATTACGATTCTGGTCATCATGACCACCGTTGCCGGCTACCTGTTTGCCGGAGGCACGACCGTGCTGGATGCCAAGCTGTTTTACCTTGTCGCAGGATCGGTGGCGGCATGCTCCGGTTCCGCCGTACTCAACCAGTACCTGGAGCGCGACTTCGACGCCAGAATGGAGCATACCCGTGACCGGCCGATACCGGCGGGGGTGGTGCAACCGGTTCATGCCCTGAATTTCGGCATCCTTCTCGTGCTCGCTGGCGTAACCGTCGCAGGCTTGATGGTGAATCTCTTGAGTGCCTTCCTGATTCTGTTGACCGCTTTTATCTATATCGTCATCTACACGCCGATGAAAAGGGTGAGCTGGCTAAGCACGAGCCTCGGCGCGGTTTCCGGCGCTATACCACCTGTCACCGGATGGGCCGCAGCTACAGGGACAATCGGCTCCGGCGCGTGGATACTTTTTTTGATTCTGTTCCTGTGGCAGCATCCCCATTTTTACTCCGTCGCCTGGATGTATCGCAACGATTACCGCACCGGTGGATTCAAAATACTCTCGGCAATCGATTCAAGGGGGAACAGGATATTCAAACACATTCTCGCTTCTACACTGCTCCTTGTGCTCGCCTCTTTTCTTCCATACCTTTTCGGCTTGTCAGGTTTACGCTTCGGCATCAGCTCGTTACTTCTCGGAATCATTCCGGTCATGGTCAGCGTGCAGCTGTTTTTCTCGCGCTCCGACAGGGATACCCGCCGGGTTTTCAGAGCTACCCTTGCCTACCTGCCGGTGCTTTTGACGCTGATCGTTCTGGGCAGTTTTTTTTAG